In Candidatus Sulfurimonas marisnigri, a single genomic region encodes these proteins:
- a CDS encoding complex I subunit 4 family protein, translated as MSTLSIIIFSPIIAALFLFFTRPNIAIVKIVYMVVTLSVLYLAVGLYIDFDPAKSMQFIEYHPWISEYGINYHVGVDGVSLGIVMMNAIIMPLVTLALHKLRDKNGYWINLLFVQGGIMGAVLSLDLMLFYLFWELMLLPIFFMLGLFGYGKKNYVAMKFNMYTIFGSLMMLIAILYIAVQYKEQFGTYSFDLNELKYLTLSSSESLLVFSGFMLAFAIKIPIFPFHTWLSDTYRSAPTGIVIVMSALMAKLGVYAIWRFLFTLFNETSHAVAPYFIGIGLFGLIYFGFSAMTQTHIKRMFAFSSASHLSLIVVGFFIYDVYGLIGSSYLIVAHALSSAALFLMVGIMFERTRAYRIDDLGGIARVAPKFALLFVFFSLSIVGVPLTAGFVAEVLIILGAFKYNIYIGLLTTTTILIAMLFMFKTISKVLYGELSESTKDFKDLRLHELVALVPLALLILVMGIFPNYFIKKIEPTAESYSQKIGVIYND; from the coding sequence ATGAGTACTTTAAGCATAATAATATTTTCACCTATTATTGCGGCACTATTTCTATTTTTTACACGACCAAATATTGCAATTGTTAAAATAGTATATATGGTTGTAACACTAAGTGTTTTATACTTGGCAGTTGGGTTGTATATTGATTTTGATCCTGCTAAGTCAATGCAGTTTATTGAATACCACCCTTGGATATCGGAGTATGGAATCAACTACCATGTTGGAGTTGATGGGGTTTCTCTTGGTATTGTTATGATGAATGCTATTATAATGCCACTCGTTACTCTGGCTCTGCATAAACTTAGAGATAAAAATGGGTATTGGATTAATCTTCTCTTTGTTCAAGGTGGTATTATGGGGGCGGTTTTATCTCTTGATTTAATGCTCTTTTACCTCTTTTGGGAGCTTATGCTTTTACCAATATTCTTTATGCTTGGACTATTTGGTTATGGTAAGAAGAACTATGTAGCTATGAAGTTTAACATGTATACTATCTTTGGCTCACTTATGATGTTGATTGCCATTTTATATATTGCAGTTCAATATAAAGAGCAGTTCGGCACATACTCTTTTGATTTAAATGAGCTTAAATACCTAACTCTCTCTTCAAGTGAGTCACTACTTGTTTTTAGTGGTTTTATGCTCGCATTTGCAATTAAAATCCCTATCTTCCCATTTCACACTTGGCTTAGCGATACATACAGAAGTGCACCTACAGGTATAGTTATTGTAATGTCAGCGCTTATGGCAAAACTTGGTGTTTATGCTATTTGGAGGTTTTTGTTTACTCTTTTTAATGAAACATCACATGCAGTAGCACCATATTTTATAGGCATTGGACTTTTCGGGTTAATATATTTTGGATTTTCTGCAATGACTCAAACACATATAAAAAGGATGTTTGCATTTTCATCAGCCTCGCATCTGTCATTGATTGTTGTTGGGTTTTTTATATATGATGTATACGGACTTATCGGCTCATCCTACCTTATTGTAGCTCACGCTCTCTCATCTGCAGCTCTCTTTTTAATGGTGGGTATTATGTTTGAGAGAACAAGGGCGTATAGAATAGATGATCTTGGAGGCATAGCTAGAGTAGCACCTAAATTTGCGTTGCTGTTTGTGTTTTTTTCACTTAGCATTGTCGGCGTTCCTCTAACAGCCGGTTTTGTTGCTGAGGTTTTAATTATTCTAGGAGCGTTTAAGTACAATATCTACATAGGATTATTGACGACGACTACAATTTTAATCGCAATGTTGTTTATGTTTAAGACTATAAGCAAAGTTTTGTATGGTGAGCTAAGTGAATCAACAAAAGATTTTAAAGATTTACGCCTGCATGAACTTGTTGCACTTGTCCCGTTGGCACTGCTTATTTTAGTGATGGGGATTTTCCCGAATTATTTTATTAAAAAGATTGAGCCTACGGCTGAGTCTTACTCACAAAAGATTGGGGTGATTTATAATGACTAA
- the nuoL gene encoding NADH-quinone oxidoreductase subunit L, with protein MSDNMLLNTLLLAPFISAFLIFIINISSLNIKQYVYTFLALSGSGISAFIALYISYYSFFEKKLFTSYLFTWLDIGDFSVEVALKADSLGSFMVLFVAPVSFLIHVYATGYMDKDKSYGRFFAYFNIFIFFMFLLVLGDNPILMFIGWEGVGLTSYALIGFYFEDIKNTYAGNKAFIVNRIGDFGLLSALMLLFVEIGSGGFSFEAIFSNIQNIDSAMLTLIAFLLFVGAMGKSAQVPLFVWLPDAMAGPTPVSALIHAATMVTAGVYMVARFAPIYNIAVDVSLFIAYIGAISALFAAIIATRQYDIKKILAYSTMSQLGFMFMALGVGAYSTALFHMFTHAFFKALLFMAAGAIIVAFHHKQDIRELRGIRESAPLIFIMMMIGTLTISALPPLAAFFSKDAIISSLYASGHVDILIIALIASLLTVFYMFRMIFVLFFSKSKQVGDKSSTSMIYPMVALSLLSIFAGVLNLPEVFGGNSNISKWLHVEDKIFIIAHSTEYILMSVNTLLILGVIFYTYKKYAYTDAIELENDKGIVANKFYIDEINNRMIVKPIYYISSFFDKNISNLLIDNSINFIALFYAKAGRLFSYIENGNVRFYALYMMIGAMLGTVYLYILLRVAI; from the coding sequence ATGAGTGATAACATGTTACTAAACACTCTCCTTTTAGCACCTTTTATAAGTGCATTTCTGATTTTTATTATCAATATTTCATCTTTAAATATAAAGCAATATGTGTACACATTTTTAGCTCTATCTGGCTCAGGTATAAGTGCTTTTATTGCTTTATATATTAGTTATTACAGCTTCTTTGAAAAAAAACTTTTTACTTCATACCTTTTCACTTGGCTGGATATTGGTGACTTCTCTGTTGAGGTAGCCTTAAAAGCTGATTCATTAGGCTCATTTATGGTGCTGTTCGTTGCGCCTGTTAGTTTTTTAATTCATGTTTATGCAACAGGGTATATGGACAAAGACAAAAGCTATGGTCGATTTTTTGCCTACTTTAATATCTTTATATTTTTTATGTTTCTGCTGGTTCTTGGTGACAATCCGATTCTTATGTTTATTGGTTGGGAGGGTGTAGGACTTACTTCTTACGCTCTTATTGGTTTTTATTTTGAAGATATTAAAAATACTTATGCGGGTAACAAAGCTTTTATTGTAAATCGTATAGGGGACTTTGGACTACTTAGTGCCTTGATGCTCCTTTTTGTGGAGATTGGAAGCGGCGGTTTTAGTTTTGAAGCTATATTTTCTAATATTCAAAATATTGATTCAGCTATGCTGACGCTTATTGCGTTTTTACTTTTTGTCGGAGCTATGGGTAAATCTGCGCAGGTGCCTTTGTTTGTTTGGTTGCCAGATGCGATGGCTGGACCAACGCCGGTTTCAGCTTTGATTCACGCAGCTACTATGGTAACCGCAGGTGTTTATATGGTTGCCCGTTTTGCACCTATCTATAATATAGCAGTCGATGTCTCTCTCTTCATCGCTTATATAGGAGCTATTAGTGCACTTTTTGCAGCGATTATCGCAACAAGGCAATATGACATCAAAAAAATCCTTGCATACTCTACAATGAGCCAGTTAGGTTTTATGTTTATGGCTCTTGGAGTCGGGGCTTACTCAACAGCACTTTTTCATATGTTTACACATGCTTTTTTTAAAGCACTTCTATTTATGGCTGCTGGAGCTATCATAGTTGCTTTTCATCACAAGCAGGATATAAGAGAACTTCGCGGAATTAGGGAAAGTGCACCACTAATATTTATAATGATGATGATTGGTACACTTACAATAAGTGCTCTTCCTCCTCTGGCCGCATTTTTCTCCAAAGATGCGATTATCAGTTCTTTGTATGCAAGTGGACATGTAGATATATTGATTATTGCACTGATAGCTTCTCTCTTAACAGTTTTTTATATGTTTAGAATGATATTTGTTCTCTTCTTTAGTAAAAGCAAACAAGTTGGAGATAAAAGCAGTACTTCAATGATTTATCCGATGGTTGCTTTATCACTTCTCTCTATTTTCGCAGGAGTGCTTAACTTACCTGAAGTTTTTGGTGGAAATTCAAACATATCAAAATGGCTACATGTAGAAGATAAAATTTTTATAATAGCTCACTCAACAGAGTATATTTTAATGTCAGTTAATACTCTACTGATTTTAGGAGTTATCTTCTATACATATAAAAAATATGCATATACTGACGCTATAGAACTTGAAAACGATAAAGGTATTGTTGCAAATAAATTTTATATTGATGAGATAAATAATAGAATGATTGTTAAACCTATTTACTATATATCAAGCTTTTTCGATAAAAATATCAGTAATCTATTAATTGACAACAGCATTAATTTTATTGCACTCTTTTATGCCAAAGCAGGAAGACTCTTTTCCTATATTGAAAACGGAAATGTACGCTTCTATGCGCTCTATATGATGATAGGGGCAATGCTGGGAACAGTTTATTTATATATTCTTTTGAGGGTTGCAATATGA
- the nuoK gene encoding NADH-quinone oxidoreductase subunit NuoK, translating into MLKAYMVLSIILFSIGVVGLISRRNIIVMYMSVELLLNAVNLSLIAISADLADSSAQVISLVIIAIAASEAALFMSLFVVLFRNRASLDANLFDMLGSKK; encoded by the coding sequence ATGTTAAAAGCATATATGGTACTATCAATTATACTTTTTTCCATAGGAGTTGTAGGACTTATTAGCAGACGAAATATTATTGTAATGTACATGTCTGTTGAACTTCTACTAAATGCAGTCAACCTCTCCCTAATAGCGATAAGCGCAGACTTAGCGGACTCTTCAGCTCAAGTAATCTCTCTGGTAATTATTGCAATAGCGGCATCTGAAGCTGCACTTTTTATGTCTTTGTTTGTTGTCCTTTTTAGAAATAGAGCCTCACTTGACGCGAATCTGTTTGATATGTTAGGGAGTAAAAAATGA
- a CDS encoding NADH-quinone oxidoreductase subunit J family protein — MQNEIIFTILALITIVSSIVMISAHRPIDSALSFIVTLVSIAALFALVNATFLFVVQIIIYAGAILSLILFIIMFLNIKDSNLPDEKHKNRWLMGTSIIVAPFSYILIDLIMRSDIAVNGVASENFGTIKDVGLTLFSKWILPFELVSILLLVALVGSVTLSKKED; from the coding sequence TTGCAAAATGAGATAATATTTACAATACTGGCACTAATAACCATAGTTAGCTCTATCGTTATGATTAGTGCTCATAGACCGATTGACTCTGCACTTAGTTTTATTGTAACACTTGTGAGTATTGCTGCTCTTTTTGCACTTGTCAATGCAACATTTTTGTTTGTAGTACAGATAATAATATACGCAGGTGCAATTTTGTCTTTAATACTTTTTATAATAATGTTTTTAAATATTAAAGATTCAAACTTGCCGGATGAGAAGCATAAAAACAGATGGTTAATGGGAACATCCATAATTGTTGCACCATTCTCATACATATTAATAGATCTGATTATGAGAAGTGACATAGCTGTAAATGGAGTTGCAAGTGAGAATTTCGGAACAATTAAAGATGTTGGATTGACACTCTTTAGCAAATGGATACTCCCTTTTGAATTAGTATCTATTCTTTTACTTGTAGCCCTTGTCGGTTCAGTCACTCTTTCGAAAAAGGAAGATTGA
- a CDS encoding NuoI/complex I 23 kDa subunit family protein, whose translation MGIKVVERHGNTFKEKLYLPAIFAGMKSTLKHFTKNLSDASNIPTICYPEEKPTDITPRYRGVHRLTHREEDDSIACVACFMCATACPANCIEIVATFRDDGVDEKMPAIFNIDLLECVFCGYCVEACPCDAIRMDSGIYSVIGKVREDFIYNKAKLLSIKGISKEEYSLAK comes from the coding sequence ATGGGAATTAAAGTCGTAGAGCGTCACGGTAATACTTTTAAAGAGAAACTGTATCTGCCTGCTATTTTTGCTGGTATGAAATCAACACTTAAACATTTTACAAAAAATTTAAGTGATGCTTCAAATATTCCTACTATATGTTACCCAGAAGAAAAGCCGACAGATATTACCCCTCGTTATAGAGGTGTTCATAGACTCACCCACAGAGAAGAGGATGACTCAATTGCCTGTGTTGCCTGTTTTATGTGTGCAACAGCATGTCCTGCAAACTGTATAGAGATAGTAGCAACATTTAGAGATGATGGTGTTGATGAGAAAATGCCGGCAATTTTCAATATTGACTTATTAGAGTGTGTTTTTTGTGGCTACTGCGTGGAAGCTTGTCCATGTGATGCCATAAGAATGGATAGCGGTATATATTCTGTAATCGGTAAAGTAAGAGAAGATTTTATTTACAATAAAGCCAAACTTCTTAGTATAAAAGGTATATCAAAAGAGGAGTACAGTCTTGCAAAATGA
- a CDS encoding complex I subunit 1/NuoH family protein, whose amino-acid sequence MNTVLILLPLILTILFSLATVPILVWMERRVAALIQDRLGPNRCHINGIRLGGIIQSIADMMKLVFKEEFLPSHIKNKFYYLVAPSIAFMSAFLTFMVIPYADNITINDKTYYMQALPTDLGVLWFLAFAGLGVYGIILGGWASHNKYAILGSMRATAQVIGYEVAMGLSLVSMLITYGTISLNEMVTYQSQSFFIIPAWGIVIQPIATIIFIITAFAETNRAPFDAAEGESEIVAGYHTEYGAMKFGLYFVAEYIAMAASGALIVTIFLGGYQLPYLNTADLINNFELVLWLIIAFAVVTSLMFLKWMKSHNIYNTSGLDEKKVYATLIIGFTAFAILLMSYYALGFGHASAVGVMILQFAIFTVKLFFLHFVFIWVRWTLPRFRYDQTQKLGWNILLPLSLANIFITAIVVVGVNYGN is encoded by the coding sequence ATGAATACAGTTTTAATTTTACTGCCTCTTATTTTGACAATTTTATTTTCACTTGCAACTGTACCAATTTTGGTATGGATGGAAAGACGTGTTGCTGCTTTGATTCAAGATAGACTTGGACCTAATAGATGTCATATAAATGGTATTAGATTAGGTGGAATAATTCAATCAATTGCAGATATGATGAAACTTGTTTTTAAAGAGGAGTTTTTACCTTCACATATAAAGAATAAGTTTTATTATCTGGTTGCTCCATCTATTGCTTTTATGAGTGCATTTTTGACTTTTATGGTTATCCCCTATGCCGATAACATTACTATTAATGATAAGACATACTACATGCAGGCTCTGCCGACAGACTTAGGTGTACTTTGGTTTTTAGCATTTGCTGGTCTTGGGGTATATGGAATCATTCTTGGTGGTTGGGCAAGTCACAATAAGTATGCAATACTTGGCTCTATGAGAGCTACAGCACAAGTGATTGGCTATGAAGTTGCGATGGGTTTATCTTTAGTCTCAATGTTAATTACTTATGGGACAATAAGTTTAAATGAGATGGTTACTTACCAATCTCAAAGCTTTTTTATAATTCCAGCTTGGGGAATAGTTATTCAACCTATAGCTACAATTATTTTTATAATAACTGCTTTTGCAGAGACAAACAGAGCACCGTTTGACGCGGCTGAGGGTGAGAGTGAGATTGTAGCCGGTTATCATACAGAGTATGGCGCTATGAAATTTGGTCTTTACTTTGTTGCAGAGTATATTGCTATGGCTGCGTCTGGTGCTCTTATAGTGACTATTTTCCTTGGAGGTTATCAGCTTCCATATCTAAATACAGCTGATCTTATAAACAATTTTGAGTTAGTTTTATGGCTTATAATTGCTTTTGCAGTTGTAACTTCACTTATGTTTTTGAAGTGGATGAAGTCTCATAATATCTACAACACTTCTGGATTAGATGAGAAAAAAGTATATGCAACTCTTATTATAGGTTTTACAGCTTTTGCAATACTGCTAATGTCATATTACGCTCTTGGATTTGGTCACGCAAGTGCGGTAGGGGTGATGATTTTACAGTTTGCTATCTTTACAGTGAAACTTTTCTTTTTACATTTTGTTTTCATTTGGGTGAGATGGACTCTCCCTCGTTTTAGATACGATCAAACTCAAAAACTTGGATGGAATATTTTGCTTCCATTATCGTTAGCAAATATCTTTATAACAGCTATTGTTGTGGTAGGAGTAAATTATGGGAATTAA
- a CDS encoding 2Fe-2S iron-sulfur cluster-binding protein produces the protein MKIIVNDIPIECTEGDLLMDVLLDNNIKIPHFCYHQDLGADGNCRMCMVEIKGQKRPQIACDTFVTENLEVSTISEQINEVKRSILELELLNHPVDCPICDQAGECKLQDYYMDFGLYDSHLSTPKTKKGKAIDLGCNVILDQERCVLCTRCIRFTSDITKTGELGIIGRGDNARVAVALGHELDNDYAMNVVELCPVGALTSKDFRFKQRVWFLDSTKSVCHGCSRGCNIQIDYNETKYSAEKVHRFRSRRNKQINQSFLCDYGRLSYTELNEEFIGGISHVEDLKELLKVDKKIALVSPSMSLQQLSAVKEFCRNNNIELFSLPYIDESFGDDWLKTNDMSANFAGVKELGINSSEEEFNASLENLHVVINFDHKYLKNKELKNKKVVHFTTSNIETNYELVFAIANFAHDSGTIINCDMIKQDFYTTKYKSVHPRLVELLEELK, from the coding sequence ATGAAAATCATAGTTAACGATATTCCAATAGAGTGTACAGAGGGCGATTTATTAATGGATGTGTTGCTTGACAACAACATTAAAATCCCACATTTTTGTTACCATCAGGATTTGGGTGCTGATGGTAACTGCAGAATGTGCATGGTTGAGATAAAAGGGCAAAAGCGTCCTCAGATTGCATGTGACACCTTTGTAACAGAGAATCTTGAAGTCTCAACAATCAGTGAACAAATCAATGAGGTTAAACGCTCTATTTTAGAGCTTGAACTTCTAAATCATCCTGTTGATTGTCCTATATGTGACCAAGCTGGTGAGTGTAAGCTTCAAGACTATTATATGGATTTTGGTCTCTATGATAGTCATCTAAGTACGCCTAAAACAAAAAAAGGCAAAGCTATTGACCTTGGGTGCAATGTTATCCTTGATCAAGAGAGATGTGTTTTATGTACAAGGTGTATCCGCTTTACATCAGACATTACAAAAACTGGTGAGCTTGGGATTATTGGACGCGGAGACAATGCTAGAGTTGCAGTAGCACTAGGACATGAACTAGATAATGACTATGCCATGAATGTTGTTGAACTGTGTCCCGTTGGAGCACTCACATCAAAAGATTTTAGATTTAAACAGCGTGTATGGTTTTTAGACTCTACAAAGAGTGTATGCCATGGCTGTTCACGCGGGTGTAATATCCAAATAGACTACAATGAAACAAAATATTCAGCTGAGAAGGTTCATAGATTTCGCTCTAGAAGAAATAAGCAGATAAACCAATCATTTTTATGTGATTATGGAAGACTTAGCTACACAGAGTTAAATGAAGAGTTTATCGGCGGAATCTCACATGTAGAAGATTTAAAAGAGCTGCTTAAAGTTGATAAAAAAATCGCACTTGTCTCACCATCTATGAGTCTTCAACAGCTCTCTGCTGTAAAAGAGTTTTGTAGAAATAATAATATAGAGCTTTTTTCTCTGCCATATATTGATGAGAGTTTTGGCGATGATTGGCTAAAAACTAACGATATGAGTGCAAACTTTGCAGGGGTAAAAGAGCTTGGTATAAACAGCAGTGAGGAAGAGTTTAATGCCTCTTTGGAAAATCTACATGTAGTGATTAATTTTGACCATAAATACCTTAAAAATAAAGAGCTTAAAAATAAAAAAGTAGTCCATTTTACAACTTCAAATATTGAGACAAACTATGAGCTTGTTTTTGCAATTGCCAATTTCGCTCATGACAGTGGGACAATAATTAACTGTGATATGATAAAACAGGACTTTTACACAACAAAGTATAAAAGTGTTCATCCTAGGTTAGTAGAGCTTTTAGAGGAGCTAAAATGA
- the nuoF gene encoding NADH-quinone oxidoreductase subunit NuoF: MQTKIVSKNFEIPLSHTIDVALKNGRYSSLEATFSKKPQEIIDIIKQSNLRGKGGGGAPAGGKWQLASDYEGTKYLVVNADESEPGTFKDRRILSLDPHLLIEGIIATCYAIGSHTSYIYVRGEYEEFSDITQSAIDEAYEKNFLGSNAKYRVDITIHRGAGAYICGEKSALLESLEGKRGHPRLKPKSPEPEFYFGEPTLVNNVETIASVPFIIKNGADAYRAYGTEQSPGTLLFAISGNVNTPGVYEAEFGVSMMEYINKLGGGVKNGKKLKAVIPGGASTPIIPADMVESARLDYESLRGLGSSLGTGGMIVLDEDASMVKALKNLLRFYHHESCGQCTPCREGTSWVDKIMNKFVEKRATKEDLQILKSVSKTMNGKTICVFAPAASGVIDGFLKHFESEFLECIK, from the coding sequence ATGCAAACTAAGATAGTAAGTAAAAATTTTGAAATACCACTCTCTCATACTATTGATGTGGCACTTAAGAATGGGCGTTATTCATCTTTAGAGGCAACTTTTTCAAAAAAGCCCCAAGAGATAATAGATATTATCAAGCAGAGTAATCTTCGAGGCAAAGGTGGCGGTGGTGCACCAGCAGGGGGAAAATGGCAGTTGGCATCTGACTACGAAGGTACAAAGTATCTTGTAGTAAACGCTGATGAGAGTGAGCCGGGAACATTTAAAGACAGACGCATCCTTTCATTGGACCCACATCTGTTAATTGAGGGAATTATTGCTACATGTTATGCAATTGGCTCTCACACTTCATATATATATGTTAGAGGTGAGTATGAAGAGTTTAGCGATATTACGCAAAGTGCGATAGATGAAGCTTATGAGAAAAACTTTTTAGGAAGCAACGCGAAATACCGAGTTGATATCACTATTCATCGTGGTGCAGGGGCGTATATCTGCGGTGAAAAATCCGCACTTTTGGAGTCTCTTGAAGGAAAGCGTGGTCATCCAAGACTAAAGCCAAAATCACCTGAGCCAGAGTTTTATTTTGGAGAGCCAACGCTTGTAAATAATGTTGAGACAATAGCATCAGTCCCTTTTATAATTAAAAACGGAGCAGATGCTTATAGAGCTTATGGAACTGAGCAGTCTCCGGGAACTCTCCTTTTTGCAATAAGTGGAAATGTAAACACTCCAGGTGTTTATGAAGCTGAATTTGGTGTAAGTATGATGGAGTATATCAATAAGCTTGGTGGCGGTGTAAAAAACGGCAAAAAGCTAAAAGCTGTAATTCCAGGCGGTGCTTCAACACCGATTATTCCGGCTGATATGGTCGAGAGTGCAAGACTCGATTATGAGAGTCTGCGCGGTCTTGGTTCATCACTTGGTACTGGAGGCATGATAGTTTTAGATGAAGATGCTTCTATGGTTAAAGCTCTGAAAAATCTACTTAGATTTTATCACCATGAGTCATGTGGACAGTGTACACCTTGTAGAGAAGGGACCTCTTGGGTCGATAAAATTATGAATAAATTTGTTGAAAAACGTGCTACAAAAGAGGATTTGCAAATTTTAAAGTCTGTAAGTAAAACTATGAATGGAAAAACTATATGCGTATTTGCACCCGCAGCCAGTGGTGTTATTGACGGCTTTTTAAAACACTTTGAGAGTGAATTTTTGGAGTGCATAAAATGA
- a CDS encoding complex I 24 kDa subunit family protein yields the protein MSFSYNIQNRSKIELLEKRYPDKRALILPLLWLAQKQESYIREDAMQYISEIVELPYMNIYSVATFYTMFRLEKTNKRIIEVCRTLSCELNGSEEIKKHLDDNYSEDFEILEVECMGACSGAPMCTLDGKYIENLTPQMIDEVLNAN from the coding sequence ATGAGTTTTTCATATAACATCCAAAATAGATCAAAAATAGAGCTTTTAGAAAAACGTTATCCAGATAAAAGAGCTTTAATCCTCCCTCTATTATGGTTGGCGCAAAAACAGGAATCTTACATTCGCGAAGATGCAATGCAATATATCTCTGAGATTGTTGAATTGCCATATATGAATATTTATAGTGTGGCTACGTTTTACACAATGTTTAGACTTGAAAAAACAAATAAACGCATAATTGAAGTATGCAGAACACTCTCTTGTGAGTTAAATGGAAGTGAAGAGATTAAGAAACATTTAGATGATAACTATAGTGAAGATTTTGAGATTTTAGAAGTTGAGTGTATGGGCGCATGTTCGGGTGCTCCTATGTGTACACTAGATGGAAAATATATAGAAAATTTAACACCGCAGATGATTGATGAGGTTTTAAATGCAAACTAA
- the nuoD gene encoding NADH dehydrogenase (quinone) subunit D: MKHEYITVAHSEIHSFIQNKYKDGFNYLLDITAIDYTEYIDTHEEEYSVIYIIRHKDFKLHVVIKTYLPTLEIDSITDIFSGANWLEREVYDQYGVIFTNHPNLRRVLNHREFVGHPLRKSYPITKGQLLYETDDLVDEMNNRLLSKEVVCSLEDGSFSECNKDLMFLNLGPSHPASHGTIRTYVALDGETIEAAVSEIGYLHRGFEKSCENHTYNQIVPYTDRLNYCSAISNNIAFVKTVEDMLGVTLSERAQAIRVMLLELSRVEDHIVCLAAVLVDMGGLTNYWYMYNPREDIYDLLSKLTGARLTNSFMRVGGMANDLYDGFDEDLKEVIKKVQYGVNETLKLIKHNKIFHDRTQNVGVISAEDAINASMTGPNLRASGVSFDMRKDTPYYGYEKYEFDVIVGSVGDVYDRVMVRYAEIDESIKIIEQVMQNLPEGDVNIKDASITLPTKEAAYTTIEGAMNQFKLIYEGVKVPAKEYYGSLEATNGELGFFIVSDGSGTPYKVKVKAPSFTAMSAYPQMVEGSQLADAILTLGSLNIIAGEMDR, from the coding sequence ATGAAGCATGAGTATATTACTGTCGCACATTCTGAGATTCACTCATTTATACAAAATAAATACAAAGATGGTTTCAATTACCTCCTAGATATTACAGCCATTGATTACACTGAATATATTGATACTCACGAAGAAGAGTATTCTGTTATATATATAATCCGCCATAAAGATTTTAAGCTACATGTTGTGATTAAAACATATTTGCCAACTCTTGAAATAGATAGTATCACAGATATATTTAGTGGTGCAAACTGGTTAGAGAGAGAAGTTTATGACCAATATGGAGTTATATTTACAAATCATCCAAATCTAAGAAGAGTTCTAAACCATAGAGAATTTGTTGGACATCCGTTAAGAAAATCTTACCCTATAACGAAAGGTCAACTTCTTTATGAGACAGATGACTTGGTTGATGAGATGAACAATAGGTTACTTAGTAAAGAAGTTGTCTGTTCATTAGAAGATGGTTCTTTTAGTGAGTGTAACAAAGATTTAATGTTTTTAAACCTTGGTCCATCTCATCCGGCAAGTCATGGAACAATTAGAACTTATGTTGCCCTTGACGGAGAGACTATTGAAGCAGCAGTATCGGAGATTGGTTATCTTCATCGCGGGTTTGAAAAGAGTTGTGAAAACCACACATATAACCAGATTGTTCCATACACAGATAGACTTAACTATTGTTCAGCGATTAGTAACAATATAGCTTTTGTTAAAACAGTTGAAGATATGCTAGGTGTTACATTAAGTGAGCGAGCTCAGGCTATTAGGGTTATGCTACTTGAACTTTCACGAGTTGAAGACCATATAGTTTGTTTAGCAGCTGTTTTGGTAGATATGGGCGGGCTTACAAATTATTGGTACATGTACAACCCTAGAGAAGATATTTATGACTTACTTTCAAAACTAACAGGAGCTAGACTTACAAACTCTTTTATGAGAGTTGGCGGTATGGCAAACGATTTGTATGATGGTTTTGATGAAGATTTAAAAGAGGTTATAAAAAAAGTTCAATATGGTGTAAATGAGACCTTAAAGCTTATAAAGCATAATAAAATCTTTCATGACAGAACACAAAATGTTGGTGTGATAAGTGCAGAAGATGCAATCAACGCTTCTATGACAGGTCCAAACTTACGTGCAAGCGGAGTTTCATTTGATATGCGTAAAGATACACCTTATTATGGTTATGAGAAGTATGAATTTGATGTTATAGTTGGAAGTGTAGGTGATGTTTATGACAGAGTTATGGTCCGTTATGCTGAGATAGATGAGAGCATTAAAATTATCGAGCAGGTTATGCAAAACTTACCAGAGGGTGATGTGAATATAAAAGATGCTTCTATCACTCTTCCAACAAAAGAGGCAGCTTATACCACTATCGAGGGTGCCATGAATCAGTTTAAGCTAATATACGAAGGGGTTAAAGTTCCTGCTAAAGAGTATTATGGCTCACTCGAAGCTACAAATGGAGAGCTTGGCTTCTTTATAGTTAGTGATGGAAGTGGAACTCCGTATAAAGTTAAAGTAAAAGCTCCATCTTTTACAGCTATGAGTGCATACCCCCAAATGGTTGAAGGTTCTCAGCTGGCAGACGCAATTTTAACACTTGGCAGTCTTAATATTATTGCAGGAGAGATGGATAGATGA